One stretch of Euphorbia lathyris chromosome 7, ddEupLath1.1, whole genome shotgun sequence DNA includes these proteins:
- the LOC136235361 gene encoding uncharacterized protein isoform X2, whose product MEEGGRDTEKPEVMELLEEILIEILLRLPVKSLLKFKTVCKSWRSIINSPKFIKQHLNRAYAIHYNQHKNFLGLLIPSWDASNPLVLYKEISDGVVHAKQFDFPYQLPASPHEEIPVQVCNFCDGLICFNMYGLGILLWNPSFPLEYKIIRHSDLDVGFPLMGYDSSTDDYKIVSIPSYSSKDRFPRRYFFVEVCSLKSSSWRKRKISKNFFTYKICQLKGIYTRNHLHWIATRNSDEDDVTELIVYFDLVEERLDHVNLPTRSYNDWTLLIYKECFGIVGANSEGQEELWVLQDYCGMKSSWNKVFKIAPLGIGVHYHSCFTRTGEILMHNGDLGLRCYDIKDGSFKNVLIQGDDIIDDEDGYEDDFYASPYVESLVSPRLYQMEEGRRDTEKAEVMELLEEILIEILLRLPVKSLLKFKTVCKSWRSIINSTKFIKQHLNRAHAVHYNQHKNFLGLLIPSWDASNPLVLYKEISDGVVHAKQFDFPYQLPASPHEEIPVQVCNFCDGLICFNMYGRGILLWNPSFPLEYKIIRHSDLDVGFPLMGYDSSTDDYKIVSIPSYSSKERFPRRYFFVEVFSLKSSSWRKRKISKNFFTYKICQLKGIYTRNHLHWIATRNFDEDDATELIVYFDLVEERLDHVNLPTRSYNDWTLLIYKECLGIVGANSEGQEELWVLQDYCGMKSSWNKIFKIAPLGIGVHYNSCFTRTGEILMHNGDLGLRCYDIKDGSFKNVLNQGDDIIDDEDGYDDSFYASPYVESLVSPRLYEYGDILIYTCD is encoded by the exons ATGGAGGAAGGAGGAAGAGATACAGAAAAGCCGGAAGTGATGGAATTGCTAGAGGAGATTTTGATAGAAATTCTGCTAAGATTGCCGGTGAAATCTCTTTTGAAATTTAAGACAGTTTGCAAATCGTGGCGTTCAATTATAAACAGCCCCAAGTTCATAAAACAACATTTGAATCGTGCTTATGCTATCCATTACAATCAGCACAAGAATTTTCTTGGCCTTCTTATTCCTTCTTGGGATGCTTCCAATCCTTTAGTTCTGTATAAGGAAATATCTGATGGCGTTGTACATGCTAAACAATTTGATTTTCCATACCAGCTTCCTGCTAGTCCGCATGAAGAGATTCCTGTTCAGGTTTGTAACTTTTGTGATGGATTGATATGCTTCAATATGTATGGACTTGGTATCCTGCTTTGGAATCCATCTTTTCCATTGGAGTATAAGATAATAAGACATTCAGATTTAGATGTTGGTTTCCCTTTAATGGGTTATGATTCAAGTACTGATGATTACAAGATTGTAAGTATACCTTCCTATTCTAGTAAGGATAGATTCCCTCGCAGATACTTTTTTGTTGAAGTCTGTTCTCTAAAAAGCAGCTCATGGAGGAAGAGGAAAATATCGAAGAACTTCTTCACTTACAAGATCTGTCAACTGAAAGGAATTTATACAAGAAATCATCTCCATTGGATTGCAACAAGGAATTCTGATGAAGATGATGTAACAGAATTGATTGTATATTTTGATTTGGTGGAAGAAAGGTTGGATCATGTGAATTTGCCAACAAGAAGTTATAATgattggactttgttgatttaCAAGGAGTGTTTTGGAATTGTAGGTGCTAACTCTGAAGGACAGGAAGAGTTATGGGTCCTGCAAGACTATTGTGGGATGAAAAGTTCATGGAATAAAGTTTTTAAAATTGCCCCTCTGGGAATTGGTGTGCATTACCACTCCTGCTTTACAAGGACTGGAGAAATTCTGATGCACAATGGCGATCTTGGACTCAGATGTTATGACATAAAAGATGGCAGCTTCAAGAATGTTTTGATTCAAGGTGATGATATTATTGATGATGAGGATGGTTATGAAGACGATTTTTATGCATCTCCTTATGTTGAGAGTTTAGTTTCGCCAAGATTGTACCA GATggaggaaggaagaagagatacaGAAAAGGCGGAAGTGATGGAATTGCTAGAGGAGATTTTGATAGAAATTCTGCTAAGATTGCCGGTGAAATCTCTCTTGAAATTTAAGACAGTTTGCAAATCGTGGCGTTCAATTATAAACAGCACCAAGTTCATAAAACAACATTTGAATCGTGCTCATGCTGTCCATTACAATCAGCACAAGAATTTTCTTGGCCTTCTTATTCCTTCTTGGGATGCTTCCAATCCTTTAGTTCTGTATAAGGAAATATCTGATGGCGTTGTACATGCTAAACAATTTGATTTTCCATACCAGCTTCCTGCTAGTCCCCATGAAGAGATTCCTGTTCAGGTTTGTAACTTTTGTGATGGATTGATATGCTTCAATATGTATGGACGTGGTATCCTGCTTTGGAATCCATCTTTTCCATTGGAGTATAAGATAATAAGACATTCAGATTTAGATGTTGGTTTCCCTTTAATGGGTTATGATTCAAGTACTGATGATTACAAGATTGTAAGTATACCTTCCTATTCTAGTAAGGAGAGATTCCCTCGCAGATACTTTTTTGTTGAAGTCTTTTCTCTAAAAAGCAGCTCATGGAGGAAGAGGAAAATATCGAAGAACTTCTTCACTTACAAGATTTGTCAACTGAAAGGAATTTATACAAGAAATCATCTCCATTGGATTGCAACAAGGAATTTTGATGAAGATGATGCAACGGAATTGATTGTATATTTTGATTTGGTGGAAGAAAGGTTGGATCATGTGAATTTGCCAACAAGAAGTTATAATgattggactttgttgatttaCAAGGAGTGTCTTGGAATTGTAGGTGCTAACTCTGAAGGACAGGAAGAGTTATGGGTCCTGCAAGACTATTGTGGGATGAAAAGTTCATggaataaaatttttaaaattgcCCCTCTGGGAATTGGTGTGCATTACAACTCCTGCTTTACAAGGACTGGAGAAATTCTGATGCACAATGGCGATCTTGGACTCAGATGTTATGACATAAAAGATGGCAGCTTCAAGAATGTTTTGAATCAAGGTGATGATATTATTGATGATGAGGATGGGTATGACGACTCTTTTTATGCATCTCCTTATGTTGAGAGTTTAGTTTCTCCAAGATTGTACGA GTATGGAGACATTTTGATCTACACGTGTGATTGA
- the LOC136235361 gene encoding uncharacterized protein isoform X1: MEEGGRDTEKPEVMELLEEILIEILLRLPVKSLLKFKTVCKSWRSIINSPKFIKQHLNRAYAIHYNQHKNFLGLLIPSWDASNPLVLYKEISDGVVHAKQFDFPYQLPASPHEEIPVQVCNFCDGLICFNMYGLGILLWNPSFPLEYKIIRHSDLDVGFPLMGYDSSTDDYKIVSIPSYSSKDRFPRRYFFVEVCSLKSSSWRKRKISKNFFTYKICQLKGIYTRNHLHWIATRNSDEDDVTELIVYFDLVEERLDHVNLPTRSYNDWTLLIYKECFGIVGANSEGQEELWVLQDYCGMKSSWNKVFKIAPLGIGVHYHSCFTRTGEILMHNGDLGLRCYDIKDGSFKNVLIQGDDIIDDEDGYEDDFYASPYVESLVSPRLYQMEEGRRDTEKAEVMELLEEILIEILLRLPVKSLLKFKTVCKSWRSIINSTKFIKQHLNRAHAVHYNQHKNFLGLLIPSWDASNPLVLYKEISDGVVHAKQFDFPYQLPASPHEEIPVQVCNFCDGLICFNMYGRGILLWNPSFPLEYKIIRHSDLDVGFPLMGYDSSTDDYKIVSIPSYSSKERFPRRYFFVEVFSLKSSSWRKRKISKNFFTYKICQLKGIYTRNHLHWIATRNFDEDDATELIVYFDLVEERLDHVNLPTRSYNDWTLLIYKECLGIVGANSEGQEELWVLQDYCGMKSSWNKIFKIAPLGIGVHYNSCFTRTGEILMHNGDLGLRCYDIKDGSFKNVLNQGDDIIDDEDGYDDSFYASPYVESLVSPRLYEWLACLKRPIT; encoded by the exons ATGGAGGAAGGAGGAAGAGATACAGAAAAGCCGGAAGTGATGGAATTGCTAGAGGAGATTTTGATAGAAATTCTGCTAAGATTGCCGGTGAAATCTCTTTTGAAATTTAAGACAGTTTGCAAATCGTGGCGTTCAATTATAAACAGCCCCAAGTTCATAAAACAACATTTGAATCGTGCTTATGCTATCCATTACAATCAGCACAAGAATTTTCTTGGCCTTCTTATTCCTTCTTGGGATGCTTCCAATCCTTTAGTTCTGTATAAGGAAATATCTGATGGCGTTGTACATGCTAAACAATTTGATTTTCCATACCAGCTTCCTGCTAGTCCGCATGAAGAGATTCCTGTTCAGGTTTGTAACTTTTGTGATGGATTGATATGCTTCAATATGTATGGACTTGGTATCCTGCTTTGGAATCCATCTTTTCCATTGGAGTATAAGATAATAAGACATTCAGATTTAGATGTTGGTTTCCCTTTAATGGGTTATGATTCAAGTACTGATGATTACAAGATTGTAAGTATACCTTCCTATTCTAGTAAGGATAGATTCCCTCGCAGATACTTTTTTGTTGAAGTCTGTTCTCTAAAAAGCAGCTCATGGAGGAAGAGGAAAATATCGAAGAACTTCTTCACTTACAAGATCTGTCAACTGAAAGGAATTTATACAAGAAATCATCTCCATTGGATTGCAACAAGGAATTCTGATGAAGATGATGTAACAGAATTGATTGTATATTTTGATTTGGTGGAAGAAAGGTTGGATCATGTGAATTTGCCAACAAGAAGTTATAATgattggactttgttgatttaCAAGGAGTGTTTTGGAATTGTAGGTGCTAACTCTGAAGGACAGGAAGAGTTATGGGTCCTGCAAGACTATTGTGGGATGAAAAGTTCATGGAATAAAGTTTTTAAAATTGCCCCTCTGGGAATTGGTGTGCATTACCACTCCTGCTTTACAAGGACTGGAGAAATTCTGATGCACAATGGCGATCTTGGACTCAGATGTTATGACATAAAAGATGGCAGCTTCAAGAATGTTTTGATTCAAGGTGATGATATTATTGATGATGAGGATGGTTATGAAGACGATTTTTATGCATCTCCTTATGTTGAGAGTTTAGTTTCGCCAAGATTGTACCA GATggaggaaggaagaagagatacaGAAAAGGCGGAAGTGATGGAATTGCTAGAGGAGATTTTGATAGAAATTCTGCTAAGATTGCCGGTGAAATCTCTCTTGAAATTTAAGACAGTTTGCAAATCGTGGCGTTCAATTATAAACAGCACCAAGTTCATAAAACAACATTTGAATCGTGCTCATGCTGTCCATTACAATCAGCACAAGAATTTTCTTGGCCTTCTTATTCCTTCTTGGGATGCTTCCAATCCTTTAGTTCTGTATAAGGAAATATCTGATGGCGTTGTACATGCTAAACAATTTGATTTTCCATACCAGCTTCCTGCTAGTCCCCATGAAGAGATTCCTGTTCAGGTTTGTAACTTTTGTGATGGATTGATATGCTTCAATATGTATGGACGTGGTATCCTGCTTTGGAATCCATCTTTTCCATTGGAGTATAAGATAATAAGACATTCAGATTTAGATGTTGGTTTCCCTTTAATGGGTTATGATTCAAGTACTGATGATTACAAGATTGTAAGTATACCTTCCTATTCTAGTAAGGAGAGATTCCCTCGCAGATACTTTTTTGTTGAAGTCTTTTCTCTAAAAAGCAGCTCATGGAGGAAGAGGAAAATATCGAAGAACTTCTTCACTTACAAGATTTGTCAACTGAAAGGAATTTATACAAGAAATCATCTCCATTGGATTGCAACAAGGAATTTTGATGAAGATGATGCAACGGAATTGATTGTATATTTTGATTTGGTGGAAGAAAGGTTGGATCATGTGAATTTGCCAACAAGAAGTTATAATgattggactttgttgatttaCAAGGAGTGTCTTGGAATTGTAGGTGCTAACTCTGAAGGACAGGAAGAGTTATGGGTCCTGCAAGACTATTGTGGGATGAAAAGTTCATggaataaaatttttaaaattgcCCCTCTGGGAATTGGTGTGCATTACAACTCCTGCTTTACAAGGACTGGAGAAATTCTGATGCACAATGGCGATCTTGGACTCAGATGTTATGACATAAAAGATGGCAGCTTCAAGAATGTTTTGAATCAAGGTGATGATATTATTGATGATGAGGATGGGTATGACGACTCTTTTTATGCATCTCCTTATGTTGAGAGTTTAGTTTCTCCAAGATTGTACGA GTGGTTAGCATGCTTGAAGAGGCCAATAACATGA
- the LOC136235361 gene encoding uncharacterized protein isoform X3 yields MEEGGRDTEKPEVMELLEEILIEILLRLPVKSLLKFKTVCKSWRSIINSPKFIKQHLNRAYAIHYNQHKNFLGLLIPSWDASNPLVLYKEISDGVVHAKQFDFPYQLPASPHEEIPVQVCNFCDGLICFNMYGLGILLWNPSFPLEYKIIRHSDLDVGFPLMGYDSSTDDYKIVSIPSYSSKDRFPRRYFFVEVCSLKSSSWRKRKISKNFFTYKICQLKGIYTRNHLHWIATRNSDEDDVTELIVYFDLVEERLDHVNLPTRSYNDWTLLIYKECFGIVGANSEGQEELWVLQDYCGMKSSWNKVFKIAPLGIGVHYHSCFTRTGEILMHNGDLGLRCYDIKDGSFKNVLIQGDDIIDDEDGYEDDFYASPYVESLVSPRLYQMEEGRRDTEKAEVMELLEEILIEILLRLPVKSLLKFKTVCKSWRSIINSTKFIKQHLNRAHAVHYNQHKNFLGLLIPSWDASNPLVLYKEISDGVVHAKQFDFPYQLPASPHEEIPVQVCNFCDGLICFNMYGRGILLWNPSFPLEYKIIRHSDLDVGFPLMGYDSSTDDYKIVSIPSYSSKERFPRRYFFVEVFSLKSSSWRKRKISKNFFTYKICQLKGIYTRNHLHWIATRNFDEDDATELIVYFDLVEERLDHVNLPTRSYNDWTLLIYKECLGIVGANSEGQEELWVLQDYCGMKSSWNKIFKIAPLGIGVHYNSCFTRTGEILMHNGDLGLRCYDIKDGSFKNVLNQGDDIIDDEDGYDDSFYASPYVESLVSPRLYEFMSDLM; encoded by the exons ATGGAGGAAGGAGGAAGAGATACAGAAAAGCCGGAAGTGATGGAATTGCTAGAGGAGATTTTGATAGAAATTCTGCTAAGATTGCCGGTGAAATCTCTTTTGAAATTTAAGACAGTTTGCAAATCGTGGCGTTCAATTATAAACAGCCCCAAGTTCATAAAACAACATTTGAATCGTGCTTATGCTATCCATTACAATCAGCACAAGAATTTTCTTGGCCTTCTTATTCCTTCTTGGGATGCTTCCAATCCTTTAGTTCTGTATAAGGAAATATCTGATGGCGTTGTACATGCTAAACAATTTGATTTTCCATACCAGCTTCCTGCTAGTCCGCATGAAGAGATTCCTGTTCAGGTTTGTAACTTTTGTGATGGATTGATATGCTTCAATATGTATGGACTTGGTATCCTGCTTTGGAATCCATCTTTTCCATTGGAGTATAAGATAATAAGACATTCAGATTTAGATGTTGGTTTCCCTTTAATGGGTTATGATTCAAGTACTGATGATTACAAGATTGTAAGTATACCTTCCTATTCTAGTAAGGATAGATTCCCTCGCAGATACTTTTTTGTTGAAGTCTGTTCTCTAAAAAGCAGCTCATGGAGGAAGAGGAAAATATCGAAGAACTTCTTCACTTACAAGATCTGTCAACTGAAAGGAATTTATACAAGAAATCATCTCCATTGGATTGCAACAAGGAATTCTGATGAAGATGATGTAACAGAATTGATTGTATATTTTGATTTGGTGGAAGAAAGGTTGGATCATGTGAATTTGCCAACAAGAAGTTATAATgattggactttgttgatttaCAAGGAGTGTTTTGGAATTGTAGGTGCTAACTCTGAAGGACAGGAAGAGTTATGGGTCCTGCAAGACTATTGTGGGATGAAAAGTTCATGGAATAAAGTTTTTAAAATTGCCCCTCTGGGAATTGGTGTGCATTACCACTCCTGCTTTACAAGGACTGGAGAAATTCTGATGCACAATGGCGATCTTGGACTCAGATGTTATGACATAAAAGATGGCAGCTTCAAGAATGTTTTGATTCAAGGTGATGATATTATTGATGATGAGGATGGTTATGAAGACGATTTTTATGCATCTCCTTATGTTGAGAGTTTAGTTTCGCCAAGATTGTACCA GATggaggaaggaagaagagatacaGAAAAGGCGGAAGTGATGGAATTGCTAGAGGAGATTTTGATAGAAATTCTGCTAAGATTGCCGGTGAAATCTCTCTTGAAATTTAAGACAGTTTGCAAATCGTGGCGTTCAATTATAAACAGCACCAAGTTCATAAAACAACATTTGAATCGTGCTCATGCTGTCCATTACAATCAGCACAAGAATTTTCTTGGCCTTCTTATTCCTTCTTGGGATGCTTCCAATCCTTTAGTTCTGTATAAGGAAATATCTGATGGCGTTGTACATGCTAAACAATTTGATTTTCCATACCAGCTTCCTGCTAGTCCCCATGAAGAGATTCCTGTTCAGGTTTGTAACTTTTGTGATGGATTGATATGCTTCAATATGTATGGACGTGGTATCCTGCTTTGGAATCCATCTTTTCCATTGGAGTATAAGATAATAAGACATTCAGATTTAGATGTTGGTTTCCCTTTAATGGGTTATGATTCAAGTACTGATGATTACAAGATTGTAAGTATACCTTCCTATTCTAGTAAGGAGAGATTCCCTCGCAGATACTTTTTTGTTGAAGTCTTTTCTCTAAAAAGCAGCTCATGGAGGAAGAGGAAAATATCGAAGAACTTCTTCACTTACAAGATTTGTCAACTGAAAGGAATTTATACAAGAAATCATCTCCATTGGATTGCAACAAGGAATTTTGATGAAGATGATGCAACGGAATTGATTGTATATTTTGATTTGGTGGAAGAAAGGTTGGATCATGTGAATTTGCCAACAAGAAGTTATAATgattggactttgttgatttaCAAGGAGTGTCTTGGAATTGTAGGTGCTAACTCTGAAGGACAGGAAGAGTTATGGGTCCTGCAAGACTATTGTGGGATGAAAAGTTCATggaataaaatttttaaaattgcCCCTCTGGGAATTGGTGTGCATTACAACTCCTGCTTTACAAGGACTGGAGAAATTCTGATGCACAATGGCGATCTTGGACTCAGATGTTATGACATAAAAGATGGCAGCTTCAAGAATGTTTTGAATCAAGGTGATGATATTATTGATGATGAGGATGGGTATGACGACTCTTTTTATGCATCTCCTTATGTTGAGAGTTTAGTTTCTCCAAGATTGTACGA ATTTATGAGCGATTTGATGTGA
- the LOC136235361 gene encoding uncharacterized protein isoform X4 has product MEEGGRDTEKPEVMELLEEILIEILLRLPVKSLLKFKTVCKSWRSIINSPKFIKQHLNRAYAIHYNQHKNFLGLLIPSWDASNPLVLYKEISDGVVHAKQFDFPYQLPASPHEEIPVQVCNFCDGLICFNMYGLGILLWNPSFPLEYKIIRHSDLDVGFPLMGYDSSTDDYKIVSIPSYSSKDRFPRRYFFVEVCSLKSSSWRKRKISKNFFTYKICQLKGIYTRNHLHWIATRNSDEDDVTELIVYFDLVEERLDHVNLPTRSYNDWTLLIYKECFGIVGANSEGQEELWVLQDYCGMKSSWNKVFKIAPLGIGVHYHSCFTRTGEILMHNGDLGLRCYDIKDGSFKNVLIQGDDIIDDEDGYEDDFYASPYVESLVSPRLYQMEEGRRDTEKAEVMELLEEILIEILLRLPVKSLLKFKTVCKSWRSIINSTKFIKQHLNRAHAVHYNQHKNFLGLLIPSWDASNPLVLYKEISDGVVHAKQFDFPYQLPASPHEEIPVQVCNFCDGLICFNMYGRGILLWNPSFPLEYKIIRHSDLDVGFPLMGYDSSTDDYKIVSIPSYSSKERFPRRYFFVEVFSLKSSSWRKRKISKNFFTYKICQLKGIYTRNHLHWIATRNFDEDDATELIVYFDLVEERLDHVNLPTRSYNDWTLLIYKECLGIVGANSEGQEELWVLQDYCGMKSSWNKIFKIAPLGIGVHYNSCFTRTGEILMHNGDLGLRCYDIKDGSFKNVLNQGDDIIDDEDGYDDSFYASPYVESLVSPRLYEA; this is encoded by the exons ATGGAGGAAGGAGGAAGAGATACAGAAAAGCCGGAAGTGATGGAATTGCTAGAGGAGATTTTGATAGAAATTCTGCTAAGATTGCCGGTGAAATCTCTTTTGAAATTTAAGACAGTTTGCAAATCGTGGCGTTCAATTATAAACAGCCCCAAGTTCATAAAACAACATTTGAATCGTGCTTATGCTATCCATTACAATCAGCACAAGAATTTTCTTGGCCTTCTTATTCCTTCTTGGGATGCTTCCAATCCTTTAGTTCTGTATAAGGAAATATCTGATGGCGTTGTACATGCTAAACAATTTGATTTTCCATACCAGCTTCCTGCTAGTCCGCATGAAGAGATTCCTGTTCAGGTTTGTAACTTTTGTGATGGATTGATATGCTTCAATATGTATGGACTTGGTATCCTGCTTTGGAATCCATCTTTTCCATTGGAGTATAAGATAATAAGACATTCAGATTTAGATGTTGGTTTCCCTTTAATGGGTTATGATTCAAGTACTGATGATTACAAGATTGTAAGTATACCTTCCTATTCTAGTAAGGATAGATTCCCTCGCAGATACTTTTTTGTTGAAGTCTGTTCTCTAAAAAGCAGCTCATGGAGGAAGAGGAAAATATCGAAGAACTTCTTCACTTACAAGATCTGTCAACTGAAAGGAATTTATACAAGAAATCATCTCCATTGGATTGCAACAAGGAATTCTGATGAAGATGATGTAACAGAATTGATTGTATATTTTGATTTGGTGGAAGAAAGGTTGGATCATGTGAATTTGCCAACAAGAAGTTATAATgattggactttgttgatttaCAAGGAGTGTTTTGGAATTGTAGGTGCTAACTCTGAAGGACAGGAAGAGTTATGGGTCCTGCAAGACTATTGTGGGATGAAAAGTTCATGGAATAAAGTTTTTAAAATTGCCCCTCTGGGAATTGGTGTGCATTACCACTCCTGCTTTACAAGGACTGGAGAAATTCTGATGCACAATGGCGATCTTGGACTCAGATGTTATGACATAAAAGATGGCAGCTTCAAGAATGTTTTGATTCAAGGTGATGATATTATTGATGATGAGGATGGTTATGAAGACGATTTTTATGCATCTCCTTATGTTGAGAGTTTAGTTTCGCCAAGATTGTACCA GATggaggaaggaagaagagatacaGAAAAGGCGGAAGTGATGGAATTGCTAGAGGAGATTTTGATAGAAATTCTGCTAAGATTGCCGGTGAAATCTCTCTTGAAATTTAAGACAGTTTGCAAATCGTGGCGTTCAATTATAAACAGCACCAAGTTCATAAAACAACATTTGAATCGTGCTCATGCTGTCCATTACAATCAGCACAAGAATTTTCTTGGCCTTCTTATTCCTTCTTGGGATGCTTCCAATCCTTTAGTTCTGTATAAGGAAATATCTGATGGCGTTGTACATGCTAAACAATTTGATTTTCCATACCAGCTTCCTGCTAGTCCCCATGAAGAGATTCCTGTTCAGGTTTGTAACTTTTGTGATGGATTGATATGCTTCAATATGTATGGACGTGGTATCCTGCTTTGGAATCCATCTTTTCCATTGGAGTATAAGATAATAAGACATTCAGATTTAGATGTTGGTTTCCCTTTAATGGGTTATGATTCAAGTACTGATGATTACAAGATTGTAAGTATACCTTCCTATTCTAGTAAGGAGAGATTCCCTCGCAGATACTTTTTTGTTGAAGTCTTTTCTCTAAAAAGCAGCTCATGGAGGAAGAGGAAAATATCGAAGAACTTCTTCACTTACAAGATTTGTCAACTGAAAGGAATTTATACAAGAAATCATCTCCATTGGATTGCAACAAGGAATTTTGATGAAGATGATGCAACGGAATTGATTGTATATTTTGATTTGGTGGAAGAAAGGTTGGATCATGTGAATTTGCCAACAAGAAGTTATAATgattggactttgttgatttaCAAGGAGTGTCTTGGAATTGTAGGTGCTAACTCTGAAGGACAGGAAGAGTTATGGGTCCTGCAAGACTATTGTGGGATGAAAAGTTCATggaataaaatttttaaaattgcCCCTCTGGGAATTGGTGTGCATTACAACTCCTGCTTTACAAGGACTGGAGAAATTCTGATGCACAATGGCGATCTTGGACTCAGATGTTATGACATAAAAGATGGCAGCTTCAAGAATGTTTTGAATCAAGGTGATGATATTATTGATGATGAGGATGGGTATGACGACTCTTTTTATGCATCTCCTTATGTTGAGAGTTTAGTTTCTCCAAGATTGTACGA GGCTTGA